Proteins encoded within one genomic window of Haladaptatus sp. QDMS2:
- a CDS encoding sulfatase-like hydrolase/transferase yields the protein MTRNVVLLCLDTVRKDFFDRFATRLRDRADVTFEQCRAASCWSVPSHASMVTGELPSEHGIHAKNPRLDALTDRETIRDDLPDHRFLGVSSNIYAGSNYGFDVIFDEFVDIARDHRYPDALDASTFISEETDSGLSRYSAILRACLSHPETGKSFVNTIAAQLQHLSRNGPLASFPAFFDDGAVSARRAALDLVARTDDPYFLFVNFMEGHEPHRDTWQYDRDSYDVPTGWSSRPLQTWDAVDPSTEIDQQLGWYRDLYGASISYLDEAVDEFVTDLLAATDRETTVVITADHGENLARPEDDGHLGHTTSLTEGVLHVPLLVINPPDGYDPAETDYVSHRELRRLLAGLANGETPDVTADRIPAEVLAMTPGNDPLRETDPEYWTRRIRCVYDGETKYEWDSLGTQRAVKLDHTNPCWQAARTDTTVPSWATAEFGTSLDAVSVVEREPTNQMDDAVLDRLEDLGYR from the coding sequence ATGACACGAAACGTCGTCCTGCTCTGTCTCGACACCGTCAGAAAGGACTTTTTCGACCGCTTTGCCACGCGGCTCAGAGACCGGGCAGACGTCACCTTCGAGCAGTGTCGGGCGGCGAGTTGCTGGAGCGTCCCGAGTCACGCGAGCATGGTTACGGGCGAACTGCCATCTGAACACGGAATCCACGCGAAGAACCCGCGACTCGACGCGCTCACCGACCGCGAAACCATTCGCGACGACCTTCCAGACCACCGATTTCTGGGCGTGAGTTCGAACATCTACGCCGGGTCGAACTATGGATTCGACGTCATCTTCGACGAATTCGTGGACATCGCCCGCGACCACCGCTATCCCGACGCCCTCGACGCCTCTACGTTCATCTCAGAGGAAACAGACTCGGGACTGTCACGATATTCCGCTATCCTTCGCGCCTGTCTTTCTCACCCCGAGACGGGAAAGAGTTTCGTGAACACAATCGCTGCGCAACTCCAACATCTCTCTCGCAACGGCCCGCTCGCTTCCTTCCCCGCATTCTTCGACGACGGGGCCGTGTCCGCTCGACGGGCGGCACTCGACCTCGTCGCGCGCACCGACGACCCCTATTTTCTGTTCGTGAACTTCATGGAGGGTCACGAACCGCACCGCGATACGTGGCAGTACGACCGCGACAGCTACGACGTGCCAACTGGCTGGTCGTCTCGCCCACTCCAGACGTGGGATGCCGTCGACCCCTCGACCGAAATCGACCAGCAACTCGGCTGGTATCGCGACCTCTACGGCGCGTCGATTTCCTACCTCGACGAAGCGGTCGACGAGTTCGTCACCGACCTGCTCGCGGCCACAGACCGTGAGACGACCGTTGTCATCACCGCAGACCACGGCGAGAATCTCGCCCGCCCTGAAGACGACGGCCACCTCGGACACACCACGAGTCTCACCGAGGGCGTGTTGCACGTCCCACTGCTCGTCATCAACCCGCCAGACGGCTACGACCCCGCCGAGACGGACTACGTCTCCCATCGCGAACTCCGTCGCCTCCTCGCGGGCCTCGCGAACGGCGAGACGCCCGACGTGACCGCAGACCGCATCCCGGCGGAGGTGCTCGCCATGACGCCCGGAAACGACCCTCTTCGGGAGACCGACCCCGAGTACTGGACCCGGCGTATCCGCTGCGTCTACGACGGCGAGACGAAGTACGAGTGGGACAGCCTCGGGACACAGCGTGCGGTGAAACTCGACCACACCAATCCGTGTTGGCAGGCTGCGCGTACCGACACAACGGTGCCTTCGTGGGCGACAGCCGAGTTCGGAACCTCGCTCGACGCCGTTTCCGTGGTCGAGAGGGAACCGACAAACCAGATGGACGACGCCGTCCTCGACCGACTCGAAGACCTCGGCTACCGCTGA
- a CDS encoding winged helix-turn-helix transcriptional regulator, translating into MTHQRERIYAHIDAHAGLHFNELTRQLDLAPGQVQYHTRKLERQERIVAESLFGQTHYYPPAFTAWERKTLALFRRETARDVLIYLLEHGPERPGAVADALTIARSTLEWHLDNLVEAEIVEKRRDERGRVTLALCRPEETARLLGKITPSLPDSLVDRFVRLVDSLLAE; encoded by the coding sequence ATGACCCACCAACGCGAGCGGATTTACGCACACATCGACGCTCACGCCGGACTCCACTTTAACGAACTCACCCGTCAACTCGACCTGGCTCCGGGGCAGGTGCAGTACCACACACGGAAACTGGAGCGCCAAGAGCGAATCGTCGCAGAGTCGTTGTTCGGCCAGACCCACTACTATCCGCCAGCGTTCACCGCGTGGGAGCGAAAGACGCTCGCGCTCTTCCGGCGAGAGACGGCGCGTGACGTGCTCATCTACCTGCTCGAACACGGCCCCGAACGGCCGGGAGCGGTGGCAGACGCACTCACCATCGCCCGGAGCACGCTGGAGTGGCACCTCGACAACCTGGTCGAGGCAGAAATCGTCGAAAAGCGCCGCGACGAGCGCGGGCGCGTAACCCTTGCGCTGTGTCGGCCAGAGGAGACGGCGCGTTTGCTCGGCAAAATCACGCCGTCGCTCCCGGACTCGCTCGTCGACCGGTTCGTCAGACTCGTCGACTCGTTGCTTGCGGAGTAA
- a CDS encoding class I SAM-dependent methyltransferase, whose product MRDKVLQRWVKQPPASPEIQYLRDAERLNAWEQLGERTRVLDIASESNVTAGLQAEEVARVDFSADAIDHARDILGEKVGQYEVADPEKPDLPFPDNHFDAAVSIGPYDWKFLDIDHLTAEVNRVLEPDGLFSFSVPTPRSPYATRGRNRFRYYEPEEALDIIAPDWQLVDYDLVFQYPDRIHRIVKSLPNTMQEPFVDFSWRVTEELTERDRWNEAAYLVLGAKPMEYDDSLDTALECLFRPAEENGFWDEHESKFIRGLDYSIDTGEHAVSDPSDLSWTRDDTIQWRYAPFALMGSMQWRVSELGTDQFDEQLRDELAYFEDKLADDPGRIGMPSYGIGPLILSYALADSVFEEDYTEMARTLFEYSREAFDFSHAEDSLLAYGWSYLYEQTGDEDVLAAIEDALWKINERLDPPSGTFQFENGTTRRHQNQMYTIWGMARAIEVTGKTGYLDSLELVLDHTIDERMQADGAFIWEDVSQPIRGWTEFVIDFFDRRPPHWDFLYECHQTFFVNAVSHYYAAGGETDYDREVGQAMAWIFGDNVHGEDLVELSGLGVPLRFMTRDGRMDVPDQMYKGAYEVGSYVMALTNLLDGDGQFK is encoded by the coding sequence ATGCGAGACAAAGTCCTCCAGCGGTGGGTCAAGCAACCGCCGGCGAGTCCGGAAATCCAGTATCTCAGGGATGCAGAGCGACTGAACGCGTGGGAGCAACTCGGTGAGCGAACGCGAGTGCTCGATATCGCCTCCGAGTCGAACGTCACCGCCGGATTGCAAGCAGAGGAAGTCGCCCGCGTGGACTTTTCAGCCGACGCCATCGACCACGCCCGAGACATCCTCGGCGAGAAGGTCGGCCAGTACGAAGTGGCGGACCCCGAAAAACCGGACCTCCCGTTCCCGGACAATCACTTCGACGCGGCCGTGTCGATTGGCCCGTACGACTGGAAATTCCTCGATATCGACCACCTCACCGCAGAGGTCAATCGAGTGCTCGAACCAGACGGGCTCTTTTCGTTCTCTGTGCCGACGCCGCGCTCTCCGTACGCCACACGTGGGCGCAATCGGTTTCGCTACTACGAACCAGAAGAGGCACTCGACATCATCGCGCCGGACTGGCAACTCGTCGACTATGACCTCGTGTTCCAGTATCCAGACCGCATCCACCGCATCGTGAAGTCGCTCCCGAACACGATGCAAGAACCGTTCGTGGACTTTTCGTGGCGCGTCACGGAGGAACTCACCGAACGTGACCGGTGGAACGAGGCAGCCTATCTCGTCCTCGGGGCAAAACCGATGGAGTACGACGACTCGCTCGACACTGCCCTCGAGTGCCTGTTCCGGCCGGCCGAGGAGAACGGTTTCTGGGACGAACACGAGTCGAAGTTCATCCGTGGGCTCGACTACTCCATCGACACCGGCGAACACGCCGTAAGCGACCCGTCCGACCTCTCGTGGACGCGTGACGACACCATCCAGTGGCGCTACGCACCGTTCGCCCTCATGGGGTCGATGCAGTGGCGCGTCTCGGAACTCGGCACCGACCAATTCGACGAGCAACTCCGCGACGAACTCGCCTACTTCGAGGACAAACTCGCAGACGACCCGGGCCGAATCGGAATGCCGAGTTACGGCATCGGCCCACTCATCCTGAGTTACGCGCTCGCCGACTCGGTGTTCGAGGAGGACTATACCGAGATGGCGCGCACTCTGTTCGAGTACTCTCGCGAGGCGTTCGACTTCTCCCACGCAGAGGACAGTCTGCTCGCCTACGGATGGTCGTACCTCTACGAGCAGACGGGCGACGAAGACGTGCTCGCAGCAATCGAAGACGCGCTCTGGAAAATCAACGAACGCCTCGACCCACCGTCGGGAACGTTCCAGTTCGAAAACGGCACGACGCGCCGCCACCAGAACCAGATGTACACCATCTGGGGGATGGCTCGCGCCATCGAGGTGACCGGGAAGACGGGCTACCTCGACAGCCTCGAACTCGTCCTCGACCACACCATCGACGAGCGCATGCAGGCCGACGGCGCGTTCATCTGGGAAGACGTGAGCCAGCCGATTCGCGGTTGGACGGAGTTCGTCATCGACTTTTTCGACCGGCGGCCGCCACATTGGGATTTCCTCTACGAATGCCACCAGACGTTCTTCGTGAACGCCGTCTCCCACTACTACGCCGCCGGCGGCGAGACCGACTACGACCGCGAGGTCGGCCAGGCGATGGCGTGGATTTTCGGCGACAACGTTCACGGTGAGGACCTCGTCGAACTGAGCGGTCTCGGCGTCCCATTGCGGTTCATGACCCGAGACGGCCGGATGGACGTGCCCGACCAGATGTACAAGGGCGCCTACGAGGTCGGTTCCTACGTCATGGCGCTCACCAACCTCCTCGACGGAGACGGCCAGTTCAAATGA
- a CDS encoding glycosyltransferase family 4 protein: MHVCMVLRKAFPRDIRVEKEARALQSAGHDVTLVCTVDGDRPRRETIADIDVWRFSEHDHPTLKRQRQTLSYLTTFVHPFWKSAIESVNDASEIDVIHVHDLPLVGTGLAAGDEFDIPVVADLHENYPEAIRQWRLMHSLEDVVTNVGLLTKYAALPVRRWKRLERSCVQQANRVLAVCEEARDHYVEDCGAAPESVAIVGNTVDRTHFDTDPEPVSGFEDEFVISYVGKFAPHRGLESVVAGFAAVRDLLPNARLLIVGAPGSEEYGRKFDVFCEDHGVTDAMTFTGWVDFEDVPRYMAASDVCLVPHASTPHTNTTIPHKLFQYMALKKPVLVSDVPPLARVVGENEAGAVATADDASEMGEALLKLADPEIARKRGENGRSAVEDRYNWESDAETLQKTYESLS, from the coding sequence ATGCACGTCTGCATGGTGCTCCGGAAAGCGTTTCCCCGGGACATCCGCGTCGAAAAAGAGGCGAGAGCCTTGCAGTCTGCGGGACACGATGTTACGCTCGTCTGCACCGTAGACGGCGACCGACCGCGAAGGGAGACGATAGCGGACATCGACGTGTGGCGGTTTTCTGAGCACGACCACCCGACGTTGAAGCGACAGAGACAGACCCTCTCGTACCTCACGACGTTCGTCCATCCCTTCTGGAAATCGGCCATCGAATCGGTCAACGACGCGTCAGAAATCGACGTGATTCACGTCCACGACCTGCCACTCGTGGGAACGGGGCTTGCGGCGGGAGACGAATTCGACATTCCCGTGGTCGCGGACCTCCACGAAAACTATCCCGAAGCGATTCGGCAGTGGCGACTGATGCACAGCCTCGAAGACGTAGTGACGAACGTTGGCTTGCTCACGAAGTACGCAGCTCTGCCAGTGCGGCGGTGGAAGCGACTGGAGCGAAGTTGCGTCCAGCAAGCAAATCGTGTTCTCGCAGTATGCGAAGAGGCGCGAGACCACTACGTAGAAGATTGTGGAGCAGCGCCAGAATCGGTGGCAATCGTCGGCAACACTGTCGACCGGACACACTTCGACACCGACCCAGAACCAGTCTCTGGTTTCGAAGACGAGTTCGTCATCTCGTACGTGGGAAAGTTTGCCCCACATCGCGGACTCGAATCCGTCGTTGCCGGGTTCGCTGCGGTCCGCGACCTGCTCCCGAACGCGCGCCTGCTCATCGTCGGCGCACCCGGAAGCGAGGAATATGGCAGGAAGTTCGACGTCTTCTGTGAAGACCATGGCGTGACCGACGCGATGACCTTCACCGGCTGGGTCGACTTCGAGGACGTCCCGCGGTACATGGCGGCGAGCGACGTGTGTCTGGTACCACACGCGTCGACGCCCCACACGAACACGACCATCCCGCACAAACTCTTCCAGTACATGGCGCTCAAAAAGCCAGTACTCGTCTCCGATGTCCCACCACTCGCGCGAGTGGTTGGCGAAAACGAGGCTGGCGCCGTGGCGACGGCCGACGATGCGAGCGAGATGGGGGAGGCACTGCTCAAACTCGCAGACCCTGAGATAGCACGCAAGCGAGGAGAAAACGGCCGAAGCGCGGTCGAAGACCGATACAACTGGGAGTCGGACGCAGAGACCCTCCAGAAAACGTACGAATCGTTGTCGTAA
- the hemC gene encoding hydroxymethylbilane synthase, with protein sequence MTTEKTTIRLATRGSDLAMRQASIVKAALEDRRHAVELVEVETTGDQLEDALIHQLGKTGAFVRSLDEKVLDGEVDGAVHSMKDMPTEMPDELVVAGVPQRTHPGDVLVTEDGSELKDLSHGAVVGTSSLRRKAQLLAARPDLQVEPIRGNVDTRIQKLFATTLQPEHERRMEAEHARKGNADNPDYEPEYRRTFEQWFNDLSEFEKGVLEYDPDPRYDALVMAEAGLVRSGLDEKVEMKRLPASEFVPAPGQGAIAVTAIDGELGDFLHKKLDHPRTRVETTVERTILAELNGGCIAPIGVNAIVQGAHVHTTVRVLSQDGEDTISVTRDLRVERHPTEARDLAHELAERGARELVEEAKRALDEE encoded by the coding sequence ATGACTACCGAGAAGACGACGATTCGCCTCGCGACGCGTGGCTCTGACCTCGCGATGCGACAGGCGAGCATCGTCAAGGCGGCGCTCGAAGACCGCCGTCACGCGGTCGAACTCGTGGAGGTGGAGACCACGGGCGACCAACTCGAAGACGCGCTCATCCACCAGCTCGGGAAGACCGGCGCGTTCGTCCGCAGTCTGGACGAGAAGGTACTGGACGGCGAGGTGGACGGCGCAGTCCACTCGATGAAGGACATGCCGACGGAGATGCCAGACGAACTCGTCGTCGCGGGCGTCCCCCAGCGCACCCACCCAGGCGACGTGCTCGTCACCGAGGACGGCAGCGAGCTCAAAGACCTGTCCCACGGGGCCGTCGTCGGCACGTCGAGCCTGCGCCGGAAGGCGCAGTTGCTCGCCGCCCGCCCCGATTTGCAGGTCGAACCCATCCGCGGGAACGTCGATACGCGCATCCAGAAGCTGTTCGCGACGACCCTCCAGCCCGAACACGAACGCCGGATGGAAGCAGAACACGCCCGGAAAGGCAACGCCGACAACCCCGACTACGAACCCGAGTACCGGCGCACCTTCGAACAGTGGTTCAACGACCTCTCTGAGTTCGAGAAGGGCGTCCTCGAATACGACCCCGACCCGCGGTACGACGCACTCGTGATGGCCGAAGCGGGCCTCGTCCGCTCGGGACTCGACGAGAAAGTCGAGATGAAACGACTTCCGGCCAGCGAGTTCGTCCCCGCGCCGGGACAGGGAGCCATCGCAGTCACCGCAATCGACGGCGAACTCGGCGACTTCCTCCACAAGAAACTCGACCACCCGCGCACCCGCGTCGAGACCACCGTCGAGCGGACGATTCTCGCCGAGTTGAACGGCGGGTGTATCGCCCCCATCGGCGTGAACGCCATCGTCCAGGGAGCTCACGTCCACACGACCGTCCGCGTCCTGAGCCAGGACGGCGAGGACACGATTTCAGTGACCCGCGACCTCAGGGTCGAACGCCACCCGACGGAAGCGCGCGATCTCGCCCACGAACTCGCAGAGCGCGGCGCGCGCGAACTGGTTGAGGAAGCAAAACGGGCGCTGGACGAGGAGTGA
- a CDS encoding glutamate-1-semialdehyde 2,1-aminomutase, whose translation MNESNSRELYDRALSVLPGGVNSPVRATRPYPFFVKRGDGGHVIDADGNRYIDYVNGYGPLLLGHDMPEQVTAAIQRTVSEGPMYGAPTEVEVEHAEFITRHVPSVEMVRFVNSGTEATVSAVRLARGYTGRDKIVVMQGGYHGAQESTLVQGDPSGTAPSSPGIPAEFAAKSIPVPFNDQETLREVFDEHGDDIAAVIAEPILGNYGIVPPVDGYLEALRSITENHDSLLIFDEVITGFRVGGLQCAQGKYGIKPDLTTFGKVVGGGFPVGAIGGKVEIMEQFTPSGDVFQAGTFSGHPVTMAAGLETLKFAAEHKVYDHVNDLGEQLRAGLTDIVRDQAPGYTVAGTDSMFKVIFTRDAPDSWEGHCEAGCTQDPDCPRYGSCPKDGGDVKAAETDRWERLFWPKMKEQGVFLTANQFESQFVSYAHTEADIEKTLEAYKHAL comes from the coding sequence ATGAACGAGTCGAATTCGCGCGAACTCTACGACCGGGCACTGTCAGTCCTCCCCGGCGGCGTAAACTCGCCAGTCAGAGCCACCCGACCGTACCCGTTTTTCGTCAAACGCGGTGACGGCGGCCACGTCATCGACGCGGACGGGAACCGCTACATCGACTACGTAAACGGCTACGGCCCGTTGTTACTCGGCCACGACATGCCCGAACAGGTGACGGCGGCCATCCAGCGCACCGTCTCCGAAGGGCCGATGTACGGCGCGCCGACCGAGGTGGAAGTCGAGCACGCGGAGTTCATCACCCGCCACGTCCCGAGCGTCGAGATGGTGCGGTTCGTCAACAGCGGCACCGAAGCCACCGTGTCGGCGGTGCGACTGGCCCGCGGCTACACCGGGCGCGACAAAATCGTCGTCATGCAAGGTGGCTACCACGGGGCACAGGAATCGACGCTCGTGCAGGGCGACCCCTCGGGGACGGCCCCGTCGAGTCCGGGCATTCCCGCTGAGTTCGCGGCGAAGTCGATTCCGGTCCCCTTCAACGACCAAGAAACCCTGCGCGAGGTATTCGACGAACACGGCGACGACATCGCGGCGGTCATCGCCGAACCGATTCTCGGGAACTACGGCATCGTCCCGCCCGTCGACGGCTACCTCGAAGCACTGCGTTCGATAACCGAAAACCACGACAGTCTGTTGATTTTCGACGAGGTCATCACCGGCTTCCGCGTCGGCGGCCTCCAGTGTGCCCAGGGCAAGTACGGCATCAAACCGGACCTCACGACGTTCGGCAAGGTCGTCGGCGGCGGGTTCCCCGTCGGAGCCATCGGCGGGAAAGTCGAAATCATGGAGCAGTTCACCCCGTCGGGCGACGTCTTCCAGGCCGGGACGTTCTCGGGCCACCCCGTGACGATGGCCGCCGGCCTCGAGACGCTCAAATTTGCGGCGGAGCACAAGGTGTACGACCACGTAAACGATCTCGGCGAGCAGCTCCGGGCAGGCCTCACAGACATCGTTCGTGACCAGGCCCCCGGCTACACCGTGGCCGGGACAGACAGCATGTTCAAGGTCATCTTCACCCGCGACGCGCCCGACTCGTGGGAGGGTCACTGCGAGGCCGGGTGTACGCAGGACCCCGACTGTCCGCGCTACGGGAGTTGCCCGAAAGACGGCGGCGACGTGAAGGCCGCAGAAACCGACCGCTGGGAGCGCCTGTTCTGGCCGAAGATGAAAGAGCAGGGCGTCTTCCTCACCGCGAATCAGTTCGAATCGCAGTTCGTGAGCTACGCCCACACCGAAGCGGACATCGAGAAGACGCTCGAAGCGTACAAACACGCGCTCTGA
- a CDS encoding oligosaccharide flippase family protein, with amino-acid sequence MGSVDRASLALFGSRILSQLLGFVSVIYFAQQIGAEGLGVYFTFVTVVSVTGVFSKFGLPGAVVKRMNQATNAHDRGKYLSGSFVLLTVPFVITGGLLLLFGPHLTDYVGLAAAAPLAVAGVAMAVSSNLLSSALRGENRVATTAVLELLDQVSRLTISVGLLLAGWGVLALVLGRILGNVIKGIASYVVLETSFSIPTLETLTSLFDFSKYTVGMNVSSLAYNWADTLVLAAFATKAAVGIYETVWMVSAVTLLAAQVIGISLAPSMTRWHEAGQLYRVERGFTQGLSFALILVFPALIGAYLIGDSLLQTLYGYSAGTTILLILLTGQISEGVKNITQNTLFGIDQPEHVFWTNILTLGANVVLNLILVPPFGMLGAAAATFTTATVAAVSQVYYLRQYIELRVDHTTLVWQAGGAIVMGVVVAALTGVFPLGTELGLFALVGIGGLVYGGVILTNDTMRERLLGAGPF; translated from the coding sequence ATGGGTAGCGTAGACCGCGCGAGTCTCGCCCTCTTTGGCTCTCGCATCCTCTCGCAACTGCTCGGGTTCGTGAGCGTCATCTACTTTGCCCAGCAGATTGGCGCAGAGGGACTCGGTGTCTACTTCACCTTCGTTACTGTCGTGAGCGTGACGGGTGTCTTCTCTAAGTTCGGATTGCCAGGTGCCGTGGTCAAGCGAATGAACCAGGCGACGAACGCCCACGACCGCGGCAAGTACCTGTCTGGCTCCTTCGTCTTGCTCACCGTCCCGTTCGTCATTACGGGTGGGTTGTTGTTGCTGTTCGGTCCGCATCTCACCGATTACGTCGGTCTCGCGGCGGCCGCCCCGCTCGCCGTCGCCGGCGTCGCCATGGCGGTGAGTTCGAACCTGCTTAGCTCCGCACTCAGGGGGGAAAACCGCGTGGCGACGACCGCGGTTCTCGAACTCCTCGACCAAGTAAGCCGCCTCACGATTAGCGTGGGATTGCTGTTGGCAGGGTGGGGCGTCCTGGCGCTCGTCCTCGGGCGTATCCTCGGAAACGTCATCAAGGGCATCGCCTCCTACGTCGTCCTGGAGACCTCCTTCTCGATTCCGACGCTCGAGACGCTCACGAGTCTCTTCGACTTCTCTAAGTACACCGTCGGGATGAACGTGAGTTCACTCGCATACAACTGGGCCGACACCCTCGTCCTCGCCGCCTTCGCCACCAAGGCAGCGGTCGGTATCTACGAAACAGTCTGGATGGTGAGTGCAGTCACGCTCCTCGCCGCGCAGGTAATCGGTATCTCACTTGCCCCGTCGATGACGCGGTGGCACGAGGCTGGCCAACTCTACCGCGTCGAACGCGGGTTCACACAGGGGCTCTCGTTCGCGCTCATCCTCGTCTTCCCAGCCCTCATCGGCGCATACCTCATCGGTGACTCGCTGCTTCAGACGCTGTACGGGTACAGCGCGGGAACCACCATCCTCCTCATCCTCCTCACCGGACAGATCTCTGAGGGGGTAAAGAACATCACGCAGAACACGCTGTTCGGTATCGACCAGCCAGAACACGTCTTCTGGACCAACATCCTCACGCTCGGGGCGAACGTCGTCCTCAACCTAATCCTCGTCCCGCCGTTCGGGATGCTTGGCGCAGCCGCCGCAACGTTCACGACCGCGACCGTTGCTGCCGTCTCACAGGTCTATTACCTTCGCCAGTACATCGAACTCCGCGTCGACCACACGACGCTCGTGTGGCAAGCTGGCGGTGCGATTGTGATGGGGGTCGTCGTCGCCGCGCTGACCGGCGTCTTCCCACTCGGAACCGAACTCGGCCTGTTCGCCCTCGTCGGGATTGGTGGGCTCGTGTACGGTGGCGTCATCCTGACCAACGACACGATGCGAGAACGACTTCTCGGAGCTGGCCCGTTCTGA
- a CDS encoding DoxX family protein: protein MTSESSTATTLSQFDTNRLATPALVILRVTLGWVFFYAGITKVIDPTWTAAGYLENAVPAGNPFAFIWPTLAGLPAVDLLVQWGLTLTGLCLILGAFVRWSALWASVMMATFWASSLPLSHGIVVDEHIVYILSLGCLSAFGAGRIAGLDGKLEQSAVVSENRWLRYLLG from the coding sequence ATGACGTCTGAGAGCTCGACAGCGACTACACTGTCGCAATTCGATACGAACCGCCTCGCGACGCCAGCACTCGTGATTCTTCGAGTGACGCTCGGCTGGGTATTCTTCTATGCGGGCATCACAAAGGTCATCGACCCGACGTGGACGGCCGCCGGCTACCTGGAAAACGCCGTCCCCGCGGGCAATCCCTTCGCATTCATCTGGCCGACTCTCGCCGGACTACCCGCCGTTGATTTGCTCGTCCAGTGGGGCCTCACACTCACTGGTCTCTGTCTCATCCTCGGTGCGTTCGTTCGATGGAGTGCCCTGTGGGCCAGCGTGATGATGGCGACGTTCTGGGCGAGTAGCCTCCCGCTCTCCCACGGCATCGTCGTCGACGAACACATCGTGTACATCCTCTCGCTCGGGTGTCTGTCCGCCTTCGGTGCGGGTCGTATCGCAGGCCTCGATGGGAAACTTGAGCAATCAGCAGTGGTTTCCGAAAATCGGTGGCTCCGCTATCTTCTCGGCTAG
- a CDS encoding nucleotide sugar dehydrogenase, with protein sequence MSQQAVATEQQVCVLGLGHVGLPTALLAANSHDVIGVDIDQDHVDALNAGDLPIEEPGMDDLFDRVNGQFAAQTTVPDADIYVIVTPTPVRTESGIADMSYIRAAAEMLVPTLDAGDLVILESTVPPGTTERLIAPILEESGLSVGDFHLAYCPERASPGDTLTEITQNNRVVGGVDESSVAHAVAFYESFVEGAIRTTTPRTAEFVKLMENTFRDVNIALANEFALIAEEFELDVHEATSLANEHPRVNVHHPGPGVGGHCIPVDPQFLSQHATHDRLISLAREVNNSMAGHVIRTIRSALCDDRKATITLFGVAYKADVEDTRKTPANQLVELMESLGYEVRVYDPFVTEFAVDPESLDSAVNGSDCIVVVTDHSEFATLDPESFASKMATKTVVDTRDVIDRKRWQQAGFSVSVLGDGTV encoded by the coding sequence ATGAGCCAGCAAGCGGTGGCCACCGAACAGCAAGTCTGCGTCCTCGGCCTCGGTCACGTCGGCCTTCCGACGGCGCTGCTCGCGGCGAACTCACACGACGTGATTGGTGTCGATATCGACCAAGACCACGTCGACGCGCTCAACGCAGGCGACCTGCCAATCGAGGAACCGGGGATGGACGACCTGTTCGACCGGGTCAACGGCCAGTTCGCCGCCCAAACGACGGTTCCCGACGCAGACATCTACGTCATCGTCACGCCGACGCCCGTCCGTACGGAGAGCGGCATCGCAGACATGAGTTACATCCGGGCGGCCGCAGAGATGCTCGTCCCGACGCTGGATGCGGGGGACCTCGTCATCCTCGAATCGACGGTTCCACCAGGAACGACAGAGCGCCTCATCGCGCCGATTCTCGAAGAGAGCGGCCTCTCAGTCGGCGACTTCCACCTCGCCTATTGCCCGGAACGGGCGAGTCCGGGCGACACGCTCACCGAAATCACACAGAACAACCGTGTCGTCGGTGGCGTCGACGAGTCGTCGGTCGCCCACGCCGTCGCCTTTTACGAGTCGTTCGTCGAGGGGGCTATTCGAACCACGACGCCCCGAACCGCCGAGTTTGTAAAACTCATGGAGAACACGTTCCGCGACGTGAACATCGCCCTCGCGAACGAGTTCGCGCTCATCGCAGAGGAGTTCGAGCTCGACGTCCACGAAGCGACGAGTCTCGCAAACGAGCATCCGCGGGTGAACGTCCACCACCCTGGCCCGGGCGTCGGCGGTCACTGTATCCCAGTGGACCCGCAGTTCCTCTCTCAGCATGCGACCCACGATCGCCTCATCTCGCTCGCTCGCGAGGTGAACAACTCGATGGCGGGCCACGTCATCCGCACGATTCGAAGCGCGCTCTGCGACGACCGCAAGGCCACGATTACGCTGTTTGGCGTGGCCTACAAGGCAGACGTCGAAGACACGCGAAAGACACCAGCCAACCAGCTAGTCGAACTCATGGAGAGCCTCGGTTACGAGGTACGAGTTTACGACCCGTTCGTCACAGAATTCGCGGTCGACCCAGAGTCACTCGACTCGGCAGTCAACGGGAGTGACTGCATCGTCGTGGTCACCGACCACAGCGAGTTTGCGACGCTCGACCCAGAATCGTTCGCCTCGAAAATGGCGACGAAAACCGTCGTGGATACCCGTGACGTTATCGACCGAAAACGCTGGCAACAGGCCGGCTTCAGCGTCTCCGTGCTCGGTGACGGGACGGTCTGA